A region from the Planctomycetota bacterium genome encodes:
- a CDS encoding cytochrome C oxidase subunit IV family protein: protein MADALKAHPYAKDLSQLSPEDRALLADGVPKEDVHDTDHHDEHALAHPVPLWMLYGTFGVLMVLSILTVAVTKLDFGPAMNLAIAIGIAVVKAAFVAVIFMHLRWDNPFNTVALVAALLFLLLFVGITIIDTGQYQNILEPPGGAGPPAAAPGGK, encoded by the coding sequence ATGGCCGACGCACTCAAAGCCCATCCCTACGCCAAGGACCTGAGCCAGCTCAGCCCCGAGGACCGCGCGCTGCTCGCCGACGGCGTGCCGAAGGAAGACGTCCACGACACTGACCACCACGACGAGCACGCACTGGCCCACCCCGTACCGTTGTGGATGCTCTACGGCACCTTCGGCGTGCTCATGGTGCTCTCGATCCTGACCGTTGCGGTCACCAAGCTCGACTTCGGCCCGGCCATGAACCTCGCCATCGCGATCGGCATCGCCGTCGTCAAGGCCGCGTTCGTCGCCGTCATCTTCATGCACCTGCGTTGGGACAATCCGTTCAACACAGTCGCCCTCGTGGCGGCGTTGCTGTTCCTGCTCTTGTTCGTCGGCATCACCATCATCGACACCGGGCAGTACCAGAACATTCTCGAACCCCCGGGCGGTGCCGGTCCCCCGGCCGCGGCACCCGGCGGCAAGTAA